The following proteins are co-located in the Actinomycetota bacterium genome:
- the polA gene encoding DNA polymerase I yields the protein MPKKAPAQAAQPAAAVPSKRLLLLDGHSLAYRAFFALPTSLVTSTGQITNAVYGFTSMLIKLLTEQRTDRIGVAFDLGAPTIRLAQYPEYKAGRAKTPTEFSSQLGLLREVLDTLHVPVFQVPDHEADDVIATLARRGVERGLEVAVVTADRDMLQLVGDGVTVLFNRKGITDITLYDLDAVVERFGIPPEKLPDLVALKGDPSDNLPGVPGIGDKTASTLVQQFGSVEAMYERLDELPQKLRKLSPKLEEAKEQVLRNKRLAQLVDDLELGVDPADIRMGEWDQEVIRKLFLSLEFRSLLERLPDVRRPSAPAAATEFVARAGGGKDVKQLEAAARTGARVAVATRPGSKGVALATGDEEAVWLDDPAAAGALLADPAVAKVAHDAKELIVARMREGGTFAGLAFDTKIAAYLLDPAGGTYEVEDLSLRYLDRELPTAKPADDGAQLSLDVMPEEAAAPEAVCAQAAALLPLADTLASQLDRLGMTQLYREVEQPLIDVLARMELTGVAIDVDLLEQMSNKMSVEVTALEGSITRHAGGPININSPPQLREVLYDRLGLTPGRKTKTGYSTDAAALESLRGLHPIVDDILRYRELTKLKSTYLDALPRLVDPTTGRLHATFHQTVTTTGRLSTSDPNLQNIPVRTGLGREIRRAFVPGFPEHTLLVADYSQIELRVLAHITKDDGLCGAFERDEDIHAATAATVYGFAVDEVPHDLRDRAKAINFGLAYGMNAFGLAQRLGITPDEAQEFIDSYFTSFPGVKEFMSSVVREAYRDGYTMTLLGRRRYIEELTHRNPRVRQMGERQALNAPIQGTAADIIKLAMIKVDRGLAEEGLGARMVLTVHDELLFEVPNSELAATREAVRSLMEQAYPLDVPLRVDLATGANWAEAKGG from the coding sequence GTGCCCAAGAAGGCGCCGGCGCAGGCGGCGCAACCCGCGGCCGCCGTTCCTTCCAAGCGGCTCCTGCTCCTCGACGGCCACTCGCTCGCGTACCGCGCGTTCTTCGCGCTGCCGACCTCGTTGGTGACGTCGACGGGGCAGATCACGAACGCCGTCTACGGCTTCACCTCGATGCTGATCAAGCTTCTGACCGAGCAGCGCACCGATCGGATCGGTGTGGCGTTCGATCTGGGTGCCCCGACGATCCGCCTAGCCCAGTACCCGGAGTACAAAGCCGGCCGGGCGAAGACCCCGACGGAGTTCTCCTCGCAGCTGGGGCTGCTGCGTGAGGTTCTGGACACCCTGCACGTGCCGGTGTTCCAGGTCCCCGATCATGAAGCCGACGACGTCATCGCGACCCTCGCGCGGCGCGGCGTGGAACGGGGGCTCGAGGTCGCGGTCGTGACCGCCGACCGAGACATGCTCCAGCTCGTCGGCGACGGCGTGACGGTCCTCTTCAACCGGAAGGGCATCACCGATATCACGCTCTACGACCTCGACGCAGTCGTGGAGCGCTTCGGGATCCCGCCCGAGAAGCTGCCGGATCTCGTTGCGCTGAAAGGCGATCCTTCGGACAACCTCCCCGGCGTGCCGGGCATCGGCGACAAGACCGCGTCGACCCTGGTACAGCAGTTCGGCTCGGTCGAAGCGATGTATGAGCGCCTCGACGAGTTGCCGCAGAAGCTCCGGAAGCTCTCGCCGAAGCTGGAGGAGGCCAAGGAGCAGGTCCTCCGCAACAAGCGGCTGGCGCAGCTCGTCGACGACCTGGAGCTCGGTGTGGACCCGGCGGACATCCGCATGGGCGAGTGGGATCAGGAGGTCATCCGGAAGCTGTTCCTGTCGCTTGAGTTCCGCTCGCTCCTCGAGCGGCTGCCCGACGTGCGCCGCCCGTCGGCGCCGGCGGCGGCGACGGAGTTCGTCGCGCGGGCCGGCGGCGGAAAGGACGTGAAGCAGCTCGAGGCCGCCGCGCGGACCGGCGCGCGCGTGGCGGTCGCGACGCGTCCCGGCTCGAAGGGGGTCGCGCTCGCCACCGGCGATGAGGAGGCCGTGTGGCTCGACGATCCCGCCGCGGCCGGGGCCCTGCTCGCGGATCCGGCGGTCGCGAAGGTCGCCCACGACGCCAAAGAGCTCATCGTGGCCCGCATGCGCGAGGGCGGCACGTTCGCGGGGCTCGCGTTCGACACCAAGATCGCCGCGTACCTTCTGGACCCGGCCGGCGGCACCTACGAGGTCGAGGATCTCTCGCTGCGCTACCTCGACCGGGAGCTTCCAACGGCCAAGCCGGCCGACGACGGCGCACAGCTGTCGCTCGACGTCATGCCCGAGGAAGCCGCCGCGCCCGAGGCGGTCTGCGCGCAAGCCGCGGCGCTGCTGCCGCTCGCCGACACGCTCGCGTCCCAGCTCGACCGGCTCGGGATGACCCAGCTGTACCGCGAGGTCGAGCAGCCGCTGATCGACGTGCTCGCGCGGATGGAGCTGACCGGCGTCGCGATCGACGTCGACCTGCTCGAGCAGATGTCGAACAAGATGTCCGTAGAGGTAACCGCCCTCGAGGGATCCATCACGCGTCACGCCGGCGGGCCGATCAACATCAACTCCCCCCCGCAGCTCCGAGAGGTGCTCTACGACCGGCTCGGGCTGACGCCGGGCCGTAAGACCAAAACCGGATACTCAACCGACGCCGCTGCGCTCGAGAGCCTGCGCGGCCTGCATCCGATCGTCGACGACATCCTCCGGTACCGCGAGCTCACCAAGCTCAAGTCGACCTACCTCGACGCGCTGCCACGGCTGGTCGATCCCACCACCGGGCGGCTGCACGCGACGTTCCATCAGACGGTCACGACCACGGGCCGCCTTTCGACGTCGGACCCCAATCTCCAGAACATCCCGGTTCGCACCGGCCTCGGACGCGAGATCCGCCGTGCCTTCGTCCCCGGCTTCCCGGAGCACACCCTGCTCGTCGCCGACTATTCCCAGATCGAGCTGCGCGTCCTCGCGCACATCACCAAGGACGACGGGCTCTGCGGCGCGTTCGAACGCGACGAGGACATCCACGCCGCGACCGCGGCGACGGTCTACGGCTTCGCCGTCGACGAGGTGCCCCACGACCTCCGGGACCGCGCGAAAGCGATCAACTTCGGGCTCGCCTACGGCATGAACGCCTTCGGGCTCGCGCAGCGGCTGGGCATCACGCCCGACGAGGCGCAGGAGTTCATCGACTCGTACTTCACGTCCTTCCCCGGCGTGAAGGAGTTCATGTCCTCCGTCGTGCGCGAGGCGTACCGGGACGGCTACACGATGACGCTCCTCGGCCGGCGCCGATACATCGAAGAGCTGACCCACCGGAACCCGCGCGTCCGACAGATGGGGGAGCGTCAGGCGTTGAACGCCCCGATCCAGGGAACCGCGGCCGATATCATCAAGCTCGCCATGATCAAAGTGGACCGCGGCCTGGCCGAGGAAGGGCTCGGCGCCCGAATGGTCCTGACCGTCCATGACGAATTGCTCTTCGAGGTGCCGAACTCTGAACTAGCCGCGACGAGAGAGGCGGTACGGTCGTTGATGGAGCAGGCGTACCCACTGGATGTTCCGCTCCGGGTCGACCTCGCAACCGGGGCGAACTGGGCGGAAGCGAAAGGTGGGTAG
- a CDS encoding GNAT family N-acetyltransferase has protein sequence MPTVRPATLDDMDALLALWRDLEEAQGSFRLFPPVEDAAQRIEDSFRDAVASADADVLLVVDDDGTPAGMALVHLEHPSRMSSERAVELSRVVARPDRRGSGIGTFLVDAAGEWARERGVRSMVAAVFVGNEASRGFWRAAGFVPWVERMVRPIDPP, from the coding sequence GTGCCGACCGTGCGGCCCGCGACCCTCGACGACATGGACGCCCTGCTGGCCCTCTGGCGCGATCTCGAGGAAGCCCAGGGCAGCTTCCGGTTGTTCCCGCCGGTCGAGGACGCCGCTCAGCGCATCGAGGACTCCTTCCGCGACGCCGTGGCATCGGCGGACGCCGACGTCTTGCTGGTTGTGGACGATGACGGGACCCCCGCGGGGATGGCGCTCGTCCACCTGGAGCACCCCTCACGTATGAGTAGCGAGCGGGCCGTCGAGCTCAGCCGTGTGGTGGCTCGCCCGGACCGCCGGGGGTCCGGGATCGGCACGTTTCTGGTTGATGCCGCGGGTGAATGGGCCCGCGAGCGCGGAGTGCGGTCGATGGTCGCCGCCGTCTTCGTAGGGAACGAGGCAAGCCGCGGATTCTGGCGGGCCGCGGGGTTCGTCCCATGGGTCGAGCGCATGGTCCGGCCCATCGACCCGCCTTAG
- a CDS encoding amino acid ABC transporter ATP-binding protein produces the protein MIRVEGLHKRFGDLHVLRGIDLSISLREVLVIIGPSGCGKSTLLKCLNRLEEPSEGRIFVEGIDITQPRVDVNKVRREVGTVFQQFNLFPHKTALGNVTLALEKVLRMPAEQAREIGVRELGHVGLGDRIDHYPSQLSGGQQQRVAIARALAMSPKVMLFDEVTSALDPELVKEVLDVMKRLASEGMTMAVVTHEMGFAREVGDRMIFMDEGRIVEEGHPGTLLSNPQHARTRAFMGKIL, from the coding sequence ATGATCCGCGTCGAGGGCCTCCACAAGAGGTTCGGGGATCTCCACGTACTCAGGGGGATCGACCTCTCGATCTCGCTTCGGGAGGTTCTCGTGATCATCGGGCCTTCCGGCTGCGGGAAGAGCACGCTCCTCAAGTGCCTCAACCGGCTGGAGGAACCGAGCGAAGGACGCATCTTCGTCGAGGGGATCGACATCACTCAGCCTCGCGTGGACGTGAACAAGGTCCGCCGCGAGGTCGGCACGGTCTTCCAGCAGTTCAACCTCTTCCCGCACAAAACCGCACTCGGTAACGTCACGCTCGCGCTGGAAAAAGTGCTTCGCATGCCCGCCGAACAGGCGCGCGAGATCGGCGTCCGCGAGCTCGGACACGTCGGCCTCGGCGACCGCATCGACCACTACCCGTCGCAGCTCTCCGGCGGACAGCAGCAGCGGGTTGCGATCGCGCGCGCGCTCGCCATGTCGCCGAAAGTGATGCTCTTCGACGAGGTCACGTCGGCGCTCGATCCCGAGCTCGTCAAGGAAGTGCTCGATGTGATGAAGCGCCTCGCGTCCGAGGGGATGACGATGGCCGTCGTCACGCACGAGATGGGATTCGCGCGCGAGGTCGGCGACCGCATGATCTTCATGGACGAGGGTCGCATCGTCGAAGAGGGCCATCCCGGCACCCTTCTGTCGAATCCGCAGCACGCGCGAACACGGGCGTTCATGGGAAAGATCCTGTGA
- a CDS encoding amino acid ABC transporter permease, giving the protein MATQAVDLGPFAPEQGPTSRWAALAAALGLGAAGVTAVAILIDLGGAGTLRSRSWAVPFGGAALIAAIIGLYQVSVLGRKGRTLAAWGAAFGVSAAVVAFVHGGVQTGTLELREFGVAYFNRTVMANIWRDILKAAVNTVKYAAIAEAFGIVLGLAVATFVISKRWWLRIPATIYVDVVRGLPLLMLLLLVYFGPTFVGITWSSSIAAGLVALTINSSAYMAEIFRAGIQSVERGQMDAARSLGMPYATAMIQVIIPQAVRRVIPPLTNEFIALVKDTSLLLILGMTVSQRELLTAARQLSSDSFSATPYMSASILYLAITLPLTRVVTRLERRLQAGQSLPPIRTRTMSHGRGHPSG; this is encoded by the coding sequence ATGGCGACCCAGGCGGTTGACCTCGGGCCTTTCGCGCCCGAGCAAGGTCCGACGAGCCGATGGGCGGCACTCGCAGCCGCGCTGGGCCTCGGGGCCGCCGGTGTGACCGCCGTCGCGATCCTCATCGATCTGGGCGGCGCGGGCACCCTTCGGAGCCGGAGCTGGGCGGTGCCGTTCGGCGGCGCGGCGCTGATCGCCGCGATCATCGGGCTCTACCAGGTATCCGTGCTCGGCCGGAAGGGCCGGACCTTGGCGGCATGGGGCGCCGCGTTCGGGGTCTCCGCGGCCGTCGTCGCCTTCGTCCACGGCGGCGTTCAAACGGGAACGCTCGAGCTCCGCGAGTTCGGCGTGGCCTACTTCAACCGCACCGTGATGGCCAACATCTGGAGGGACATCCTCAAGGCCGCGGTCAACACCGTGAAGTACGCTGCGATCGCCGAAGCGTTCGGGATCGTGCTCGGCCTCGCCGTCGCCACGTTCGTCATCTCCAAGCGATGGTGGCTCCGGATCCCCGCGACGATATATGTCGATGTCGTTCGCGGGTTGCCGCTGCTGATGTTGCTGCTGCTCGTATACTTCGGCCCGACGTTCGTCGGGATAACCTGGTCATCGTCGATCGCCGCCGGGCTCGTCGCCCTTACCATCAACAGCTCCGCGTACATGGCCGAGATCTTCCGCGCCGGCATCCAGTCGGTCGAACGCGGGCAGATGGACGCGGCGCGGAGCCTCGGGATGCCGTACGCGACCGCGATGATCCAGGTGATCATCCCGCAAGCGGTGCGCAGGGTCATCCCGCCGCTGACGAACGAGTTCATCGCGCTCGTCAAGGACACATCGCTCCTGCTGATCCTCGGCATGACGGTCTCGCAACGCGAGCTGCTCACCGCGGCTCGTCAGCTTTCCTCGGACTCGTTCTCCGCCACGCCCTACATGAGCGCGTCGATCCTGTACCTCGCGATCACGCTTCCCCTCACGCGGGTGGTTACCAGGCTGGAGCGCCGGCTGCAGGCTGGCCAGTCACTGCCTCCGATCCGCACCCGCACGATGAGCCACGGACGTGGTCACCCGAGCGGATGA
- a CDS encoding iron ABC transporter permease, with protein EGGAHDFLATITDGTTLALLLRTLALAAAVTAGALAIGVPLAWLTTRTDLPGRRAFAVLTALPLVIPTYVGGYAFVAALGPKGLAQELLAPLGIDRLPEIYGFFGAWLVLTLFTYPYVLLTVRAAVRRLDPALEEAARALGRNDRETFRRIVLPQLRPAATAGGLLVALYTIHDFGAVSLLRYDTFTRSIYVSYQGSFDRSRAAALSLVLVALTIAILAVESRARGRAAYYRSHAGAPRQPRVRRLGRRRWPAFAACSALVSVALLLPLGVVTYWMLHSAREGGDIGRTLGAALNSFEASALGAVLAVAAAWPIAVMAVRFPGKLARATERASYTGYALPGLVVALALVFFGIRAVPALYQTLVLLVFAYIVLFLPQAQGPLRASLLQLNPALEDAAHSLGAGRLRTVGRVILPLVRPGIAAGAALVFLTAMKELPATLLLAPTGFRTLATEVWTATNASFFDRAAPPALAIVLASSIPLAVLMLREKSTR; from the coding sequence CGAAGGAGGCGCGCACGACTTCCTCGCCACGATCACCGACGGAACCACCCTGGCCCTGCTGCTCCGCACCCTGGCCCTGGCGGCCGCGGTGACGGCCGGCGCGCTCGCGATCGGCGTTCCCCTCGCGTGGCTCACCACGCGCACCGACCTGCCCGGCCGGCGCGCCTTCGCGGTCCTGACCGCGCTCCCACTCGTGATCCCGACCTACGTCGGCGGCTACGCGTTCGTCGCCGCGCTCGGGCCGAAGGGACTCGCGCAGGAGCTCCTCGCACCACTCGGCATCGATCGCCTCCCCGAGATCTACGGGTTCTTCGGCGCCTGGCTGGTGCTCACGCTCTTCACGTATCCGTACGTGCTCCTCACGGTCCGAGCCGCCGTGCGCCGACTCGACCCCGCGCTCGAGGAGGCCGCACGCGCGCTCGGTCGCAACGACCGGGAAACGTTCCGTCGCATCGTGCTCCCCCAGCTGCGTCCGGCCGCAACGGCGGGCGGGCTCCTCGTCGCCCTGTACACGATCCACGACTTCGGGGCCGTGTCGCTGCTGCGATACGACACGTTCACGCGGTCCATCTACGTCAGCTACCAGGGATCGTTCGACCGGAGCCGCGCGGCGGCCCTTTCACTCGTGCTCGTGGCGCTCACGATCGCGATCCTGGCGGTGGAGTCGCGTGCCCGCGGGCGCGCCGCGTACTACCGCTCACACGCCGGGGCTCCGCGCCAGCCGCGCGTGCGACGCCTCGGACGGCGGCGATGGCCTGCGTTCGCCGCGTGCAGCGCGCTGGTCTCGGTCGCACTGCTGCTTCCGCTCGGGGTCGTCACCTATTGGATGCTCCACAGCGCCCGCGAGGGCGGGGACATCGGGCGGACACTCGGCGCCGCGCTCAACTCCTTCGAGGCAAGCGCGCTCGGCGCCGTTCTGGCCGTGGCCGCTGCGTGGCCGATCGCCGTTATGGCGGTCCGGTTCCCCGGGAAGCTCGCTCGGGCGACCGAGCGAGCTTCGTACACGGGCTACGCCCTCCCGGGGCTCGTCGTCGCGCTGGCGTTGGTGTTCTTCGGCATCCGGGCGGTCCCGGCCTTGTACCAGACGCTCGTCCTCCTGGTGTTCGCCTACATCGTGTTGTTCCTGCCGCAGGCGCAGGGACCGTTACGGGCGTCGTTGCTCCAGCTCAACCCGGCGCTCGAAGACGCGGCGCATTCGCTCGGCGCCGGCCGCCTCCGCACCGTCGGCCGGGTGATCCTGCCGCTCGTGCGTCCGGGGATCGCGGCCGGTGCTGCGCTGGTGTTCCTGACGGCGATGAAGGAGCTGCCGGCGACGCTGCTCCTGGCTCCGACCGGCTTCCGGACGCTGGCGACCGAGGTGTGGACGGCCACCAACGCCTCCTTCTTCGATCGCGCGGCGCCGCCGGCTCTGGCGATCGTGCTGGCCTCGTCGATCCCGCTGGCCGTCTTGATGCTCCGCGAGAAGAGCACCCGTTGA
- a CDS encoding ABC transporter ATP-binding protein, with the protein MTAHDPAVRCVGLTKRFGPTVAVDDVTIAVEPGEIMALLGPSGCGKTTFLRLVAGFERAETGAIELAGQPVVGDRLFVPPERRRVGFVFQDYALFPHLSVTGNVGFGVDREGRAERVASTLSLVGLGGLGDRYPHELSGGQQQRVALARALAPGPAIVLLDEPFSNLDADLRERVRGEVRAILRTTGTSTVFVTHDQEEAFDIADRIAVMNEGRIEQLGRPEEIYHTPQTRFVADFVGDADFLPAEVTTDELVTELGAYPMNGVDVEPGPVEIMLRPEDIRLVRTRDRSAPEVVGRRFKGVLSLSTVRLQTGRVVTGAHSSQEIFTPGERVEIRFRPDHLVLFRGDRRVAWIPARVKTGTDR; encoded by the coding sequence GTGACGGCGCACGATCCCGCGGTTCGCTGCGTCGGCCTGACCAAACGCTTCGGGCCGACGGTCGCGGTCGACGACGTCACGATCGCGGTGGAGCCCGGCGAGATCATGGCCCTGCTCGGGCCGAGTGGCTGCGGGAAGACCACGTTCCTCCGACTGGTCGCGGGGTTCGAGCGCGCGGAGACCGGGGCGATCGAGCTCGCGGGGCAACCGGTCGTCGGGGATCGGCTGTTCGTCCCGCCCGAGCGCCGGCGCGTGGGGTTCGTGTTCCAGGACTACGCGTTGTTCCCGCACCTGTCGGTGACCGGGAACGTCGGGTTCGGCGTCGACCGCGAGGGCCGCGCGGAGCGGGTCGCGTCCACGCTCTCGCTCGTCGGGCTCGGAGGGCTGGGCGACCGGTATCCGCACGAACTGTCCGGCGGGCAGCAGCAGCGCGTCGCGCTGGCGCGCGCGCTCGCGCCGGGCCCGGCGATCGTTCTCCTCGACGAGCCGTTCTCCAACCTCGACGCGGATCTCCGCGAGCGCGTCCGCGGAGAGGTCCGGGCGATCTTGCGCACGACCGGGACGAGCACCGTCTTCGTGACGCACGATCAGGAGGAGGCGTTCGACATCGCCGATCGGATCGCCGTCATGAACGAAGGAAGGATCGAGCAGCTCGGACGGCCTGAGGAGATCTACCACACGCCGCAGACGCGATTCGTGGCCGACTTCGTCGGCGACGCCGATTTCTTACCAGCCGAGGTCACCACCGACGAGCTCGTGACGGAGCTCGGCGCCTATCCGATGAACGGGGTAGACGTCGAGCCGGGGCCGGTCGAGATCATGCTGCGCCCGGAGGACATCCGACTCGTCCGCACCCGGGACCGGAGCGCGCCCGAAGTCGTCGGCCGCCGCTTCAAAGGCGTGCTCAGCCTTTCGACTGTGCGCCTGCAGACCGGACGCGTCGTCACCGGTGCTCACTCGTCGCAGGAGATCTTCACCCCGGGCGAGCGCGTCGAGATCCGATTCCGGCCCGATCATCTCGTGCTCTTCCGCGGCGACCGCCGCGTCGCGTGGATCCCGGCCCGGGTCAAGACCGGCACCGACCGCTAG
- a CDS encoding metal-dependent transcriptional regulator has protein sequence MARNPDAHGTDDYLEAVYEMHEEGAEVVQARLAERLGVSRAAVSEKIGRLARMKLVHTDGERVIQLTAHGRAVAEDAVRRHRMAERFLIDVLKLPWHKAHEEAERFQGSMSEEIEKRIMALLGGPATCPHGNPIPGTGAKIARDLRRLEEFAEGDDVVLERLTEDVELHTDVLRYFEEHGLMPGNRIRVLGVAPDGTMSLEVGGSRSTLGPDLADNLWVRPATKRRASARR, from the coding sequence GTGGCTCGCAATCCGGACGCGCACGGCACCGACGACTACCTCGAGGCCGTCTACGAGATGCACGAGGAGGGCGCCGAAGTCGTTCAGGCGCGCCTCGCGGAGCGGCTCGGCGTCTCGCGCGCCGCCGTCAGCGAGAAGATCGGCCGTCTCGCGCGGATGAAGCTCGTGCATACGGACGGCGAGCGCGTCATCCAGCTGACCGCGCACGGAAGAGCCGTGGCCGAGGACGCGGTCCGGAGGCACCGGATGGCCGAGCGGTTCCTGATCGACGTGCTCAAGCTGCCTTGGCACAAGGCGCACGAAGAGGCCGAGCGCTTCCAGGGCTCGATGAGCGAAGAGATCGAGAAGCGGATCATGGCGCTCCTGGGCGGACCGGCGACCTGTCCGCACGGGAACCCCATCCCGGGGACCGGCGCGAAGATCGCTCGCGATCTGCGCCGGCTCGAGGAGTTCGCCGAGGGCGACGACGTCGTGCTCGAGCGGCTGACCGAAGACGTCGAGCTGCACACCGACGTGCTGCGCTACTTCGAGGAGCATGGGCTCATGCCCGGCAACCGGATCCGGGTCCTCGGCGTGGCCCCCGACGGCACGATGTCGCTCGAGGTCGGCGGATCTCGCTCGACCCTCGGCCCCGACCTGGCCGACAACCTGTGGGTGCGTCCGGCCACGAAGCGGCGCGCGAGCGCGCGCCGGTAG
- a CDS encoding transporter substrate-binding domain-containing protein: MRKSLYMLGVVAMLLLSACAEDEPTVTPKASPTIPSVTVNDCVNNAGSQAPAAPKGVDYKTQLNDAGVLSVGSDNAFPPFENIEAGKTEPTGFAVDLYKEIAKRLGLTAKSTTTSFDGLFTQSIPRGQFDVGISSITIKESRKQTVDFTDPYFEANLSLAVNVQKTPNIKTIDDLAGQTLGVQTGTTGADCADALVKQGKAKDVKKFDNAIQAFDDLVAGGVGAVVNDRPASEGIIAQRSAIKVVQVFETNEKYGIAISKDKPDLRVAINGALEAMMKDGTYATIYKTWFGTDVPFTIPIQ; this comes from the coding sequence ATGAGGAAGAGCCTTTACATGCTGGGCGTCGTGGCGATGCTCCTGCTGTCGGCGTGCGCCGAGGACGAACCAACGGTGACGCCGAAGGCGAGCCCGACGATTCCGTCGGTGACCGTCAACGACTGCGTAAACAACGCCGGATCGCAGGCACCGGCAGCGCCGAAGGGCGTCGACTACAAGACCCAGCTGAACGACGCCGGGGTCCTGAGCGTCGGCTCCGACAACGCGTTCCCGCCGTTCGAGAACATCGAAGCGGGCAAGACTGAACCGACCGGCTTCGCCGTCGATCTCTACAAGGAGATCGCCAAGCGACTCGGTCTGACCGCTAAGTCGACGACGACCTCGTTCGACGGCTTGTTCACCCAGTCCATCCCCCGCGGCCAGTTCGATGTCGGTATCTCCTCCATCACGATCAAAGAATCCCGCAAGCAGACCGTGGACTTCACCGACCCGTACTTCGAAGCCAACCTGTCGCTCGCCGTCAACGTGCAGAAGACGCCGAACATCAAGACCATCGACGACCTTGCCGGTCAGACGCTCGGCGTGCAGACGGGGACCACCGGCGCCGACTGCGCAGACGCGCTCGTCAAGCAGGGGAAGGCGAAGGACGTGAAGAAGTTCGACAACGCGATCCAGGCGTTCGACGACCTGGTCGCCGGAGGCGTCGGGGCCGTTGTGAACGACCGGCCGGCGTCCGAGGGCATCATCGCGCAGCGCAGCGCGATCAAAGTGGTCCAGGTGTTCGAGACCAACGAGAAGTACGGCATCGCGATCTCGAAGGACAAGCCCGACCTTCGCGTGGCGATCAACGGTGCCCTCGAGGCGATGATGAAGGACGGCACCTACGCCACGATCTACAAGACGTGGTTCGGAACTGACGTGCCGTTCACGATCCCGATCCAGTAG
- a CDS encoding iron ABC transporter substrate-binding protein, with protein MTRKRWYSFAMLGLMIALAACGGDDAGGGTQADGKITVYSGRSEALVGTLIAQFEAQTGIDVEVRYGSTSEMAALLAEEGSGSPADVFWAQDAGALGAVQAKNLFRKLPGSVLDGVAEAFRSEQGNWVGVSGRVRVIAYNPDLVPTAQLPASVDALTGAAWKDKVGWAPSNGSFQLFVTAFRKVKGEDAARSWLQAMKANGAKTYPGNDAIVAAVAAGEIPLGLVNHYYAFEVLAETPDAKVKDHFLPGGDLGGLVNVSGAGILTTSKNQAAAQRFIEFLLSPAGQAYFVSETYEYPLAGDVAPDPRLPKLDALDPPSVDLSDLGDLEGTLALLEEVGLL; from the coding sequence ATGACAAGAAAGCGCTGGTACAGCTTCGCGATGCTGGGCTTGATGATCGCGCTCGCGGCGTGCGGCGGCGACGACGCCGGCGGCGGAACGCAGGCCGACGGCAAGATCACCGTTTATTCAGGTCGGAGCGAGGCGCTGGTCGGGACGCTCATCGCGCAGTTCGAGGCGCAGACGGGGATCGACGTCGAGGTTCGCTACGGAAGCACGTCCGAGATGGCGGCGCTGCTCGCCGAGGAAGGTTCCGGCTCCCCCGCCGACGTTTTCTGGGCGCAGGACGCGGGGGCGCTCGGCGCCGTTCAGGCGAAGAACCTGTTCCGGAAGCTCCCCGGGTCGGTCTTGGACGGGGTCGCCGAAGCGTTCCGGTCGGAGCAGGGGAACTGGGTCGGCGTCTCGGGACGTGTCCGCGTCATCGCGTACAACCCCGATCTCGTTCCCACGGCGCAGCTGCCCGCTTCGGTCGACGCGCTGACCGGCGCCGCGTGGAAGGACAAGGTCGGATGGGCGCCGTCGAACGGATCCTTCCAGCTTTTCGTCACGGCGTTCCGGAAGGTCAAGGGTGAAGATGCTGCGCGTTCGTGGCTGCAAGCGATGAAAGCCAACGGGGCGAAGACGTACCCAGGCAACGACGCGATCGTGGCGGCCGTGGCTGCGGGCGAGATCCCGTTGGGGCTCGTCAACCACTACTACGCGTTCGAGGTTCTCGCGGAGACCCCCGACGCGAAGGTGAAGGATCACTTCCTGCCGGGCGGGGATCTCGGTGGTCTGGTCAACGTCTCCGGCGCGGGCATCCTGACGACGTCGAAGAACCAGGCAGCGGCCCAGCGGTTCATCGAGTTCTTGCTCTCCCCCGCCGGGCAGGCGTACTTCGTCTCGGAGACCTACGAGTACCCGCTCGCCGGAGACGTGGCGCCCGACCCACGGCTCCCGAAGCTCGACGCGCTCGATCCGCCTTCGGTGGACCTTTCGGATCTCGGCGATCTGGAGGGCACGCTCGCGCTCCTCGAGGAGGTCGGACTGCTCTAG